GGTTATCTCTATGCACGCGAGCATGACTACGATATTGCGATACAAATTGATGGGGATGGCCAGCACGACCCGGCGTATATCCCCGTGCTCATCAATGAACTGACAAGTACGGGCGTCGATTGTGTTGTTGGGTCGCGTTTTATCACCAACGAAGGTTTTCAGTCTTCTTTTATGCGGCGCATCGGTATTCGCTTCTTGAGTTCGCTGGTTAAGCTTACCTGCGGGCTCAAAGTGCATGATGCGACAAGCGGATTCCGCGCTGTTAACAAGACGGGCATAGACCTGTTCGCCAAATACTATGCGCAGGATTTCCCCGAGCCAGAATCGCTCGTGACCCTTGTCTGCTCAGGCTGCAAAGTCACAGAAGTGCCCGTCATCATGAACGAGCGCAATTTCGGATCAAGCTCAATCAATAACCTTAAGTCGATTTATTACATGACGAAGGTATCGTTATCAATTATTATGGCCCGTTTTCAATTCAAAAAGGTCGTCTCATAATGAATGGAACGCTTAGAATATTTCTCGTAGTGAGCATTGTGATTTATTTCGTTGTGATTTTTAATCTGCTCAAGCGCAATCGCCTCAACCTGAAATATACGCTTCTTTGGCTTGGCTGCGGTGTTGCGATGATTTTGGTTGTCGCTTTTCCTGGCGAGTTTGCATCAATTATTCACTTCTTTGGAATTATTGAGCTCACCAATGGCATTTTTGCGTTAGGGTTGTTTGCTCTTTTGATGATTTGCATGGCGCTTACATCAATAGTCTCGACGCTCAACGCAAAGATTCGCAGCCTTATTCAAACATGCGCGCTCTACGAAAAGCGCATTCGTGAACTCGAAGAAAAAGTTGACAAGTAACCATATATGAAAAATCAATTGATTGAAATATACGAAGAGAATCAAGAGATTATTCTCTACCTGATTTTTGGTGTTGCGACTACCGTCATCAATTGGAGCAGTTATGCCGTGCTCGTGAAATACGCGCGCATGAGCATATTTTGGGGAAACGCAATCT
This genomic stretch from Coriobacteriia bacterium harbors:
- a CDS encoding glycosyltransferase family 2 protein produces the protein MKTLVIIPAYNEHRSILNVIERVEAIEPKVDYLVVNDCSRDDTRAILHDNRASFLDLPINLGIGGAVQSGYLYAREHDYDIAIQIDGDGQHDPAYIPVLINELTSTGVDCVVGSRFITNEGFQSSFMRRIGIRFLSSLVKLTCGLKVHDATSGFRAVNKTGIDLFAKYYAQDFPEPESLVTLVCSGCKVTEVPVIMNERNFGSSSINNLKSIYYMTKVSLSIIMARFQFKKVVS
- a CDS encoding DUF2304 domain-containing protein, whose protein sequence is MSIVIYFVVIFNLLKRNRLNLKYTLLWLGCGVAMILVVAFPGEFASIIHFFGIIELTNGIFALGLFALLMICMALTSIVSTLNAKIRSLIQTCALYEKRIRELEEKVDK